TTCGATCAGGCCGGAGGCATGTGCCTGATTTTCAACCCCTTTACAGCCCTGGGAAGCAGGTTGAATGGCCAGTCTTGACATAGCACGGAACATGAATGAACACATGTATGAATATAGGGGCCAGGGGAGCTCTTACAAAACTCTTGGGAAAGCCAGTGTAGGTCATCCCAAACAAGGAATAACACTACCAAGAGTGTGACCATTTGCTCCCCCTGTAACAACATCACTATCTTACACTACGTTTTAATAGGCGAGAAGATTGAATTTCACCACAgcctgcacctcctggtgtctcAGTCTCCATGTAAACACGTTTAGACTCattcaggggaggggaaagatgtgTCCATTCACAGACCAGGACAGTCTGAGGAATGACAAGAACTGGGGAGGATGACCACACGAGGCCGTCCAAGAGACACAACTTCAATCCGTAGAAAACAGGGCAAGGGATGGAGAAGGGGCCAGGGGGACAACCAGGGTCCAGAAAATTGAGATTTATCAATGGCAACAACTGAAGCACATGGGTCACCAGTGCTGAATGAGGACATGCAAGATCTGCCTTGCGCCCCTGTGAGAAATGCAAACTATGCATGAAGACAATAAAAGAACTAAGAGCACTCTGCGGTTTGGTGTGGGGTGACTGAAGAAGCATTACACATTCTAGGAAGCAGAGATACAAGGACCAAGGTTTCAGGACCTTTCCGGAGGGCTACTTCTCAGGAGTTTTTAAGCCCCTGGTAAAAAGGGATAAAACTGTTTCAAATAAGTATAGAAGTCAGGATCTGAACACTCTAATTCCTGACCCATGATAACTCTTTCAGATTCAGAAGCAACAGAGAATAGAGAAGTTGGAGCGTCGAAAGAGGATGAAAGAGGGCCGGCAACTCCTGAAAAGACTCAGGGAAACTGATTTATTGGTAATCTCTACAAAGTTCCTTTTGGATGCAGAGAGATGAAAAGCAGGAGTCAAAGCCTACAGAAGCCGCCAATCCGGCCTCTTTTTCCCTTAACACCTGGGAGGTGGCTGAGGTTGGGGTCAGGTAGTGTGGAGATagattaaatcagtggttctcaacctgggggtcgggaccaggggctgggaattggaaggactagaccaggggtagtcaaactgcggccctccagatgtccatggcagggggctcctgggaattgtagtccatggacatctggagggccgcagtttgactacccctggactagacagtCCAATGCAGTCAGGCTAGAAGTTCATCATGGCAATAGTTTAAACAGGATAGTTTATAAATATGACGGTTAACTTAAAAAACCCTATAACCAGGGAATAACCTGGAAAGGGGGGAGCTTTCTGAGTAGCTAAGTTGTATTTTTAGTACCGTGGCCAGACCATGACTTGGAGgggcaggctagcctgacctcatcagaagCACAGCCCTGATTAGGACCCGGATGGGAGACTTCCTAGGAAGGTCAGGGAAcggcatcctgcagggggtggccaagctgaggctctccacatgtctatggactacaattaccatgagcccctgccatgcacttcatggacatccagagagccagaggttgctgccccccccccccggggatgaATACTCCCTTGACTGTTGGGAGAAAAGGGCTTTGTGGTTTCTCCTAGTCTCAGACTTGAAAGGGGGCCTATCAGAGAGTTCTGGACAAGAGTCCAGAGACTCCGTTCGCGACCACAAGTGGAAACTTTCCTTCACAGATTGATCAGCTGTGGCAGGAGTCTGAAATGCCCAGTTCTGCAGAAAATGAAAGGACTCCCGATCCAGCAGAGCCGACATTAGATGAAAATTATGGGACTCCATCTTCATTGGAGGACActgctgggccaagcagccaacatgTGGATGTGGGTAACACCTTTAAAGAtcccccattccacacaagtagaTCTTATGAAATTATTATGTTCCTTTGAAAGCCGGGGGAAGAATTGGGAGCAACGGGTTGAATTTGTGTTTGGAGTAGTCCAAAGACTCCGTTCCCAACCACAAGTGGAAACTTTCCTTCACAGATTGATCAGCTGTGGCAGGAGCCTGAAATGCCCAGATCTGCAGGAAATGAAACAACTCCCGATCCAGCAGAGCCGACATTAGAAGAAAATTATGGGACTCCATCAGAGGAGGATCCAGGGCCGAGCAGCCAACATGTGGATGTGGGTGACACCTCGAAAGAtcccccattccacacaagtagatcttctgaaattattatGTTCCTTTGAAAGCCAGGGGAAGAAATGGGAGCAACGGGTTGAATTTGTGTTTGGAGTAGTCCAAAGACTCCGTTCCCAACCACAAGTGGAAACTTTCCTTCACAGATTGATCAGCTGTGGCAGGAGCCTGAAATGCCCAGATTTGCAGGAAATGAAACAACTCCCGATCCAGCAAGGCCGACATTAGAAGAAAATTATGGGACTCCATCACCATCGGGGGACActgcagggccaagcagccaacatgTGGATGTGAGTAACACCTCAAAAGATCCCCCATTTCTCACAagtagatcttctgaaattattacGTTCCTTTGAAAGCCAGGGGAAGGATTGGGAACAGACGGGTTGAATTTGTGTTTGGAGGAGTCCAAAGACTCCGTTCCCAACTACAAGTGGAAACTTTCTTTCACAGATTGATCAGCTGTGTCCCGATCCACCCAGGCCCATGTTAGAATCAGATGGAAGGACTCCACCATCGGAGGACACTGCACGGCCAAGCAGCCAACATGTGGATGTGAGTATCACCTCAAAAGATCCCCCATTTCACACAagtagatcttctgaaattattacGTTCCTTTGAAAGCTAGGGGGAGGATTGGGAACAGACGGGTTGAATTTGTGTTTGGAGTAATCCAAAGACTCAGTTCCCAACCACAAGTGGAAACTTTCTTTCACAGATTGATCAGCTGTGTCCCGATCCACCCAGGCCCATATTAGAATCAGATGGAAGGACTCCACTATCGGAGGACActgcagggccaagcagccaacatgTGGATGTGAGTAACACCTCGAAAGATCCCCCATTCCTTAGAGAAAGAAACCAAGGACAACAGGTAGACCCAGGTTCAAAGGGAAACAGCATCTATAATGGATGGCTATTTGGGTCGAAGGGATACTACTAGGCAGTGTTTTCCCCTGAATGTCACCTCATCTGTTCAAGCCAATTATAAGGGCCGAACTAGGACTGACATTTCCACAGACTGCTGGGAGCTTgccatccccttcccatcctctccccaaaacaaaagccctgtgaggtaggtgggggtgagagagccctgtgagaacatctctgacAGCACTGTGAGTaggccaaggacacccagctggctgcatgtgtaagaGGACtgaagaatcaagcccagctctccagatcagaggacaCCGCTCTCAATCTTAACACAAAGATGGCTTAGAGTTGCCCCCTGTTTCCCACCAAGGATTCTCTCCCCTTTCCAGTTGTTTGTATAGTCTAAAGTTTTGTGCCACATTCAAGAAGCCCCCATTACCAAGGTTTCCATCCCCATgctttctctgtgagaacagttctctctgtgactagcccatggtcacccggctggctgcatgtggaggaggagtggaggagaggaagggcagccaGACCGCACAGGCAGCCACGACCCCACTCACCTTGGCAGGGACATCTGGTTGTGAATCGTTGAGTTTAAGGCCATGCCCTCGTCCTGAAGGGTCCCCGGCTTCCAAGAGAGGGTCTCCAGGGCCATCCTTGGGCTCAGCCACAGGGGGTGCAGCTGCCCTTAACAGAGGTCGGTGACTGATAGGATAGCTGGGTTCAACTACTTGAAAGGGAGACatgttgaaggagggggggggcacttgtTTGCTGCAGCTGTAGAGTCAAGCGCCGATTCTGCACACCTTGGACAaagcaatttcaatgcactttccagATAAGTctgtgttttgcacaggaaaattcagcggCAGACACGCCTGGAAGGTGTGTTCTCCAACGTGTGTGGACTAGGAGTCCTGCACTGGGAACGGGGGCTTCAAATAGCGGGGAAGGAGTTTCCACTTCAGTATCAGGGAtcattttctggcagggagggCTGTTTGTGGACGGAGggggctgcctcggagggtgggcAACTCTTTTGCAGGAGACTGGCTTGGGTGAATTTAATTCCCCCAGACATGGGAAGGGGGCTAGTTCGGATGGCTCTCTGCGGTCTCTTGGAGCTCTGTGGGGTTCTGATTCAGCAGTTGCCTCCCCTTCTTAGGGTCTCCTTTGGGCTTGTAGTGCTAAGAATTTTGTGGAGTTTATCCTCTTTGCTCCTCCCTCACAGCCATTCAACATGGAAGGAGATAGCCAGGGCAGGGGGGCTGCAGACAACGAAGACAAAACAAAGGAACAACTGGCCCCGGAGAGGGAACAGGGAGGCCCCACACCTGAGGATGCTGGTAAGAGATGTAGCAACCAAGAAGGCAAGCccactgcccaccctccaaagaacttACCTTCCTTTTTGAAGCGAGCCCCTAGGGAAACCCAGAATTTAAACCAACACCATGCACATCAGGCCGACGGACACCTCATGATCGGTTGTAATGtccggg
Above is a window of Paroedura picta isolate Pp20150507F chromosome 5, Ppicta_v3.0, whole genome shotgun sequence DNA encoding:
- the LOC143838856 gene encoding uncharacterized protein LOC143838856, with the translated sequence MLAQIQERYRIVMLERQKRMKEGQQLLERLRETDLLIDQLWQEPAMPSFAEDPAEPTLDENYGIPSSSEENPGPSSQPVDIQKQQRIEKLERRKRMKEGRQLLKRLRETDLLIDQLWQESEMPSSAENERTPDPAEPTLDENYGTPSSLEDTAGPSSQHVDIDQLWQEPEMPRSAGNETTPDPAEPTLEENYGTPSEEDPGPSSQHVDVGDTSKDPPFHTSRSSEIIMFL